One window from the genome of Enterococcus haemoperoxidus ATCC BAA-382 encodes:
- a CDS encoding mannitol-1-phosphate 5-dehydrogenase: MTKVAVHFGAGNIGRGFIGWLLVQAGYDVIFADVNEKIVAQINEQGQYDVILANKEQERFTVKGIKAINSMTETEQLAAYISEAELITTAVGPSILPRIAEIIAKGIELRSDSTHYLTVIACENMIGGSEILQSAVLPLLSAEAKAYVNRFVAFPNSAVDRIVPNQQHENPLTVTVEPFYEWLVEAPINEGNAPKITGLNYVPDLTPYIERKLFTVNTGHAVTAYFGHIRNIESIEDAIHNEKVLFIVRSALEETGALLEKKFQFSHQEHQAYIDKIIDRFKNPYVSDYVTRVGRSPIRKIGENDRFIQPARQFVEAFNETPKALAIAIAAAMKFKEPTDAEACALQEAIREQGLDQTIELYTGLKPYTKLFEKIRMSYHELV; encoded by the coding sequence ATGACAAAAGTAGCTGTTCATTTTGGAGCTGGCAATATTGGTCGAGGCTTTATTGGTTGGTTATTAGTTCAAGCTGGTTATGATGTGATCTTTGCTGATGTAAATGAAAAAATCGTAGCACAAATTAATGAACAAGGGCAATATGACGTGATTTTAGCAAACAAAGAGCAAGAACGTTTTACAGTCAAAGGAATCAAAGCAATTAATAGTATGACTGAAACAGAACAATTAGCGGCATATATTAGTGAAGCTGAGCTGATCACAACCGCGGTTGGTCCATCCATTTTGCCGAGAATAGCAGAAATCATTGCTAAAGGGATTGAATTAAGAAGCGACTCAACACACTATTTAACGGTGATCGCATGCGAGAATATGATCGGAGGCTCTGAAATACTTCAATCAGCTGTGTTGCCATTATTATCAGCTGAGGCTAAAGCATATGTTAATAGATTTGTTGCTTTCCCTAATTCAGCTGTTGATCGGATCGTGCCAAACCAACAGCATGAAAATCCTCTAACTGTAACGGTAGAGCCATTTTATGAATGGCTAGTAGAAGCACCGATAAATGAAGGAAATGCACCAAAAATCACTGGACTAAACTATGTACCAGATTTAACGCCTTATATTGAGCGTAAATTATTTACTGTCAATACTGGACACGCTGTAACAGCTTATTTTGGTCATATAAGAAACATAGAATCAATCGAAGATGCGATTCACAATGAAAAAGTTCTCTTCATCGTACGTAGTGCGTTAGAAGAAACAGGGGCTTTGTTAGAGAAAAAATTTCAGTTTTCTCACCAAGAGCATCAAGCGTATATTGATAAAATTATTGATCGATTCAAAAATCCTTATGTTTCAGATTATGTGACTCGTGTTGGACGATCACCGATTAGAAAAATCGGAGAAAATGATCGCTTTATCCAACCAGCAAGACAATTTGTAGAGGCCTTTAATGAAACACCGAAAGCTTTAGCAATTGCAATTGCTGCTGCAATGAAGTTCAAAGAACCTACAGATGCAGAGGCTTGTGCATTACAAGAAGCGATTAGAGAGCAAGGTTTGGATCAGACGATCGAATTATATACAGGCTTAAAACCTTATACGAAATTATTTGAGAAAATCCGCATGTCTTATCACGAATTAGTATAA
- a CDS encoding PTS sugar transporter subunit IIA, giving the protein MLTLKQEDIVLNKRFSSKKEAIEAAGKQLVSQGYVSIDYIQKMVERDRLTTTYIGNMVAIPHGTDDSKVLINQSGIVILQVPKGVEFDGNEVRLIIGIAGLGDEHLELLSSIALVCSDMEKVRQLIAAETKEEIIGLFKEEVRA; this is encoded by the coding sequence ATGTTGACATTAAAACAAGAAGATATAGTATTGAATAAACGTTTTTCCAGCAAAAAAGAAGCTATCGAAGCTGCGGGAAAACAATTAGTAAGTCAGGGATATGTGTCTATAGATTATATTCAAAAAATGGTTGAACGAGATAGACTAACGACAACCTATATTGGTAATATGGTTGCAATTCCACATGGAACAGATGATTCAAAAGTTTTAATCAATCAGTCAGGAATCGTCATTTTACAAGTACCTAAAGGTGTAGAATTTGATGGAAATGAAGTGCGTCTGATCATTGGAATCGCTGGGTTAGGAGATGAACACTTAGAATTATTGTCTAGTATTGCCCTAGTTTGTTCTGATATGGAAAAAGTAAGACAGTTGATAGCTGCTGAAACGAAAGAAGAGATCATTGGACTATTCAAAGAAGAGGTGAGAGCATGA
- a CDS encoding BglG family transcription antiterminator, which yields MYLSARARLIMEQLLTNNRPVFINELAEDLRVSPRTIRRDLKEVESILASYQLKFTKEHGVLTLIGQDSDKQRFRWQLMDLSYSDYSPEERQQKILKVLLKEESIKLVGLANDLNVTISTISNDLTKIEERLPNTVKIERRRGFGVSLKADEAQKRSLMSALFGEQFPDYRLLKFFQEKSRDLATNDWVEDRLLDLVSESLLKKVEQSVKNWRSNTSEGINDEAYANLIVHISISVERMIAGNFIQPNGTSDKMRDYPEFIAAQNMLADILDMEAEFVPVGEAAYVTTHLRGLKTTENSIYFMENEELEVMILVKQLITNVEAELNQKLPKELLTKGLIAHLRPTLRRLRQGMRIYNPLIHSIKQDYADLFEVVRRAFDQVYQEKSVPDEEIGYLVLHFGSVLLQLESENSFSGLVVCASGIGTSRMLVTRLRQRIPQLKKLETVSLFELGKKKAEGSYNIIISTIDLGQVDFDYFLVSPILTERELSQISVFLKSLHSGYHKKIAQEEQAVQLTLLEATHFLEQQQVFASIVLTILKNFSYSKLNENLGTMEDTIRVICTQLLEKVPELDVESLVSTFLYDGNWKAFGIPETKIGLFHARNESIKEPFFQLFSLEQSIYIETMDHTKMLIDRIALLLVPEKFSQEGLEVISYISTLFVDNNQMIQLLENGMNEEVTTYFIQKLLIYLESRKK from the coding sequence ATGTATCTTTCAGCAAGAGCTCGGCTAATCATGGAACAGCTGTTGACCAATAATCGGCCTGTTTTTATTAATGAATTGGCTGAAGATTTACGTGTTAGTCCACGAACTATCCGGCGTGATTTAAAGGAAGTTGAAAGTATCTTGGCTTCTTATCAGCTTAAGTTTACGAAAGAGCATGGAGTCTTAACCTTGATTGGACAGGATTCTGATAAACAACGCTTCCGCTGGCAATTAATGGATTTATCCTATAGCGACTATAGTCCAGAAGAACGCCAACAGAAAATTCTTAAAGTGCTTTTAAAAGAAGAGAGCATAAAATTGGTTGGGCTTGCGAACGATCTAAATGTTACGATCTCAACAATCAGCAATGATCTGACTAAAATTGAAGAACGACTACCGAACACAGTCAAAATTGAAAGAAGAAGAGGCTTTGGTGTATCGCTAAAAGCTGATGAAGCACAAAAAAGAAGTTTGATGAGTGCACTTTTTGGGGAACAATTTCCCGATTATCGATTACTAAAATTTTTCCAAGAAAAATCTCGAGATCTGGCTACCAATGATTGGGTAGAAGATCGCTTACTTGATTTAGTTAGTGAATCACTATTAAAAAAAGTGGAGCAAAGTGTTAAAAATTGGCGTAGTAACACTTCTGAGGGAATCAATGATGAAGCGTATGCGAATTTGATTGTACACATTTCAATTTCAGTTGAACGAATGATTGCAGGAAATTTCATTCAACCAAATGGAACCAGCGATAAAATGAGGGACTATCCAGAATTTATTGCAGCACAGAACATGCTAGCTGATATTTTAGATATGGAAGCAGAATTTGTACCTGTAGGTGAAGCAGCTTATGTGACGACCCATCTTAGAGGTCTGAAAACCACTGAAAATTCGATTTACTTCATGGAAAATGAAGAATTGGAAGTAATGATTTTAGTTAAACAATTAATTACTAACGTTGAAGCTGAACTTAATCAAAAATTACCAAAAGAACTTTTAACAAAAGGACTGATTGCTCATTTACGTCCTACCCTAAGACGATTGCGTCAAGGCATGCGAATTTATAATCCATTGATCCATTCGATCAAACAAGATTATGCGGATCTCTTTGAAGTGGTCAGGCGAGCGTTCGATCAAGTGTATCAAGAAAAGTCAGTCCCGGATGAGGAAATTGGCTATTTGGTTTTGCATTTTGGTTCGGTACTATTGCAATTAGAAAGTGAAAATAGTTTTTCGGGATTAGTTGTATGTGCTAGTGGTATTGGTACGTCAAGGATGTTGGTTACTCGATTACGTCAGCGAATTCCTCAATTGAAAAAATTAGAAACAGTTTCCTTATTTGAATTAGGAAAAAAGAAAGCGGAAGGTAGTTATAATATCATTATTTCTACAATTGATTTAGGTCAAGTGGATTTTGATTATTTCTTAGTTTCACCTATTTTAACTGAAAGAGAACTCTCTCAAATTAGTGTATTTTTGAAAAGTTTGCATAGTGGATACCATAAAAAAATTGCACAAGAAGAACAAGCGGTGCAGTTAACGTTACTTGAAGCAACTCATTTTCTAGAACAACAACAAGTCTTCGCTTCGATTGTTCTCACAATTTTAAAGAATTTTAGCTATTCAAAGTTAAACGAAAACCTAGGAACAATGGAAGATACGATTAGGGTCATTTGTACACAGCTTTTGGAAAAAGTACCGGAGTTAGACGTTGAGTCATTAGTCAGCACTTTCTTATACGATGGCAATTGGAAAGCATTTGGTATACCTGAGACAAAAATTGGACTATTTCATGCCCGTAATGAATCAATCAAAGAACCTTTTTTTCAATTATTTTCATTAGAGCAGTCTATCTACATTGAAACGATGGACCATACAAAAATGCTAATTGATCGAATCGCTTTACTGCTAGTTCCTGAGAAATTTTCACAAGAAGGTTTGGAAGTAATTAGTTATATCAGCACTTTGTTTGTTGACAATAACCAAATGATTCAGCTTTTGGAGAATGGTATGAATGAAGAAGTCACGACGTATTTTATTCAAAAATTATTAATTTATTTAGAATCGAGGAAAAAATAA
- a CDS encoding PTS mannitol transporter subunit IICB, with protein MDQTQGNIKVKVQQFGSFLSGMIMPNIGAFIAWGILTALFIPTGWFPNEQLNEITGPTITYLLPILIGFTGGRLVYDIRGGVVGAMVTMGVITGADIPMFLGAMMVGPAGAYCIKKFDELVDGKIKPGFEMLVNNFSSGILASILAIIAFLIVGPAVEGLNNILATGVGFLVENALLPLASIFVEPAKVLFLNNAINHGVISPIAIEQAAQSGRSVLFLLESNPGPGLGILLAYTIFGRGSAKQTAPGAMIIHFLGGIHEIYFPYILMKPVLILSAIGGGMAGVMTFSLFNAGLVAPASPGSIFAILAMTPRDGYLGVFAGIVVATVVSFAISAVVLKTSKVADITIEDASEKASALKGRKTMTPEVQTSFSTAEKMSDTVETFAHTKKIIFACDAGMGSSAMGASVLRNKVKKAGLPIEVVNSAIAQLPEDADIVVTHKDLTTRAKEKLPKAYHVSVDNFLSSDKYDELVEKLSVVKTSV; from the coding sequence ATGGATCAAACTCAAGGGAATATAAAAGTGAAAGTTCAGCAGTTCGGCAGTTTTCTTAGTGGAATGATTATGCCGAATATTGGGGCATTTATTGCGTGGGGCATTTTGACTGCCTTATTTATCCCTACTGGCTGGTTTCCTAATGAACAATTGAATGAAATAACAGGGCCGACAATTACTTATTTGTTGCCGATCTTGATTGGATTTACAGGTGGACGATTAGTCTATGATATTCGTGGCGGAGTCGTTGGAGCAATGGTCACGATGGGAGTGATCACAGGAGCTGACATTCCAATGTTTCTCGGAGCAATGATGGTTGGACCTGCTGGTGCCTATTGTATTAAAAAATTTGATGAATTAGTTGATGGTAAGATCAAACCGGGCTTTGAGATGTTAGTCAATAATTTTTCATCTGGTATTTTAGCATCAATTTTAGCGATTATTGCGTTCTTGATCGTTGGCCCAGCTGTTGAAGGATTGAATAATATTTTGGCAACGGGTGTTGGCTTTTTAGTTGAGAACGCATTGCTTCCTTTAGCAAGTATCTTCGTTGAACCAGCAAAAGTATTATTCTTGAATAATGCGATTAACCATGGTGTGATTAGTCCAATTGCGATTGAACAGGCTGCACAAAGTGGTCGTTCTGTTTTGTTCTTATTAGAGTCAAATCCTGGTCCTGGATTGGGGATATTATTGGCTTATACGATCTTTGGACGAGGCAGTGCAAAACAAACTGCTCCTGGAGCGATGATCATTCATTTTTTAGGCGGTATTCATGAAATTTATTTCCCATATATTTTGATGAAACCTGTATTGATTCTCTCTGCAATCGGTGGTGGAATGGCAGGTGTGATGACTTTTTCACTATTTAACGCTGGATTAGTAGCACCTGCTTCACCTGGGAGTATTTTTGCAATTTTGGCTATGACGCCGCGAGATGGTTATTTGGGTGTCTTTGCAGGAATCGTTGTAGCGACAGTCGTTTCATTTGCTATCTCTGCTGTTGTTTTAAAGACTTCAAAAGTGGCAGATATAACTATTGAGGATGCTTCTGAAAAAGCGAGTGCTTTAAAAGGTCGCAAAACGATGACACCAGAAGTGCAAACAAGCTTTTCTACTGCTGAAAAAATGAGTGATACAGTTGAAACATTTGCCCATACGAAAAAAATTATTTTTGCTTGTGATGCAGGGATGGGATCTAGTGCAATGGGTGCTTCTGTTTTGCGAAACAAGGTGAAAAAAGCGGGATTACCGATTGAAGTTGTCAACTCAGCTATAGCACAATTACCAGAAGATGCGGATATTGTAGTGACTCATAAAGATTTAACTACACGAGCAAAAGAAAAATTACCTAAAGCGTATCATGTATCTGTTGATAATTTTTTGAGTAGTGATAAATATGATGAATTAGTTGAAAAGTTATCAGTCGTTAAAACATCTGTTTAA
- a CDS encoding CHY zinc finger protein: MANIFGLTIDNNSRCIHYDSLVDVIANKCYFCRKYYACFHCHDELEEHRFMPWPNSDVSKAKVVLCGVCQNEMTAKEYKEQTECLNCGHLFNPNCSRHASIYFN, encoded by the coding sequence TTGGCAAATATATTTGGATTAACGATTGATAACAATAGTCGATGCATTCATTATGATTCTTTAGTGGATGTGATTGCCAATAAATGTTACTTTTGCAGAAAATATTATGCCTGTTTTCACTGTCATGATGAATTGGAAGAGCATAGGTTCATGCCTTGGCCAAACTCAGATGTGTCAAAAGCAAAAGTAGTTCTTTGTGGCGTTTGCCAAAATGAAATGACTGCTAAGGAATATAAGGAGCAAACGGAATGTTTAAATTGCGGACATTTGTTTAATCCCAATTGTTCAAGACATGCGTCTATTTATTTTAATTAG
- a CDS encoding biotin transporter BioY: MKTKDMTKIAIMVSIIIVLGFFPPIPISFLPVPIVIQNAGFMLSGLLLGKKNGTIATMLFLLLVAIGFPILAGGRGGMTVFFSITAGYLLAYPFATFFIGWMSEKFNPNNQNSAYGFGITLLFGALFIDFCGAVGVSLLSDVTLSKSLLGSLAFIPGDTMKAFLTAIIAKRISKSLSKRGN, translated from the coding sequence ATGAAAACTAAAGACATGACTAAAATTGCAATTATGGTCAGTATTATTATTGTTTTAGGTTTTTTTCCACCTATTCCAATTAGTTTTTTACCAGTGCCTATCGTGATTCAAAACGCCGGATTTATGCTTAGTGGATTACTGTTAGGTAAGAAAAACGGTACGATTGCAACAATGCTTTTCCTACTTCTTGTTGCAATCGGTTTTCCAATTCTAGCTGGTGGTAGAGGGGGAATGACTGTCTTTTTCAGTATCACAGCAGGCTATCTTTTAGCGTATCCATTTGCTACCTTTTTTATTGGCTGGATGAGTGAAAAATTTAATCCAAATAATCAAAATAGTGCGTATGGATTTGGCATTACTTTATTATTTGGCGCTTTATTTATTGATTTTTGTGGCGCAGTTGGAGTGAGTCTTTTATCAGATGTTACACTGTCAAAAAGTTTGTTGGGAAGTCTAGCTTTTATTCCTGGCGATACGATGAAAGCATTTCTAACTGCTATTATAGCAAAAAGGATTTCAAAATCGCTTTCCAAAAGGGGAAACTAG
- a CDS encoding NUDIX domain-containing protein produces the protein MTHFSSKEEEKQYYEQQADEADFLKWYHQQELPEYEKPSLTVDIVLMCYNKEEDQLKILLIKRKSHPYRNSWALPGGFVNRNESTGESVLRETKEETGVVISKDNIEQLHSFSRPDRDPRGWVVTVSYLAFIGEEPLIAGDDAKEVRWFTMERKEGTLFLTNDDVEIILDLNTGASTGKDTLAFDHSEIILKAFNRVANKMEHDPQVLQVLGKDFTITEARKVFAKFSGIDYKTIDHSNFKKAMLHHFKEIGERPVGIGRPSKIYQLKPENSYKK, from the coding sequence TTGACACACTTTAGTTCAAAGGAAGAAGAAAAGCAATATTATGAACAACAAGCTGATGAAGCTGACTTTCTAAAATGGTACCACCAACAAGAACTTCCTGAATATGAAAAGCCTTCTCTGACTGTAGATATTGTTTTAATGTGCTATAACAAAGAAGAAGATCAGCTGAAAATACTTTTAATTAAACGAAAAAGTCATCCCTACAGAAATTCTTGGGCATTGCCTGGCGGATTTGTAAATCGTAATGAGTCAACTGGTGAAAGTGTGTTGCGAGAAACAAAGGAAGAAACTGGTGTCGTGATTTCCAAAGACAACATCGAGCAACTGCACAGTTTCAGCAGACCTGACCGTGACCCACGTGGTTGGGTAGTAACAGTTAGTTACCTCGCATTTATAGGTGAAGAACCATTGATTGCTGGAGATGATGCTAAAGAAGTTCGCTGGTTTACAATGGAACGCAAAGAAGGCACGCTTTTCCTTACAAACGATGATGTAGAAATTATTTTGGATTTGAATACCGGAGCTTCAACTGGAAAAGATACTTTGGCTTTTGACCATAGTGAAATCATCCTGAAGGCTTTCAATCGAGTTGCCAATAAAATGGAACATGATCCTCAGGTTTTACAAGTTTTAGGAAAAGACTTTACAATCACAGAAGCCCGAAAAGTTTTCGCTAAATTTTCCGGTATTGATTATAAAACCATTGATCACTCAAACTTTAAAAAAGCCATGCTTCATCATTTTAAAGAAATTGGAGAACGTCCTGTTGGCATCGGACGCCCCTCAAAAATCTATCAATTAAAACCTGAGAACTCTTACAAAAAATAA
- a CDS encoding GNAT family N-acetyltransferase gives MDIIRAARQFLHAHTIPQWQNGEGPDEKQLIQDIATQQCYVLIVDQEIAGLGIISSDIEEPYEQIKNGHWQQASKDYVVIHRVAIDPVYHGKGHALLLMNLLITTARLNNQFDIRIDTHPDNKPMQHLIKKAGFHYQGELSLPVADGQRFAYQLILS, from the coding sequence ATGGACATTATTAGGGCAGCTCGTCAGTTTCTCCATGCTCATACTATTCCTCAATGGCAAAACGGTGAGGGTCCAGATGAAAAACAATTGATACAAGATATTGCCACTCAACAATGTTATGTTTTGATTGTCGATCAAGAAATTGCTGGCCTCGGGATTATCTCATCTGACATTGAAGAACCTTATGAACAGATAAAAAATGGTCATTGGCAACAGGCATCAAAGGATTATGTCGTGATTCATCGCGTTGCCATTGATCCTGTATATCACGGTAAAGGACATGCATTACTTTTAATGAACTTACTAATTACTACTGCGAGATTAAATAATCAATTCGACATTCGAATCGATACTCATCCAGATAATAAGCCGATGCAGCATCTAATTAAAAAAGCTGGCTTTCATTATCAAGGTGAGTTATCATTGCCTGTGGCTGATGGTCAACGATTTGCTTATCAATTAATTCTCTCATAA
- a CDS encoding acyltransferase family protein — MNNKKRLENRRYITGFDGIRTIAVIGVILYHLFPNIMRGGYLGVPIFFAVSGYLITDLLRQEWLQTETIDVKGFYIRRMKRLYPGLVAMLVAASAYIVLFQRDLLNNLRSVVASSVLYYNNWWQIFRGFSYFDRFTTQSPFTHIWSLAVEAQNYLIWPLLFIVLKKYVKHSGKIFGLIMTLAVGSGILMAVLYSPGADPTRVYYGTDTRLFSILMGSGLAFVWPSYRLKEEIPIKAKTLLNGVGIASLAVLLLSFLFLADHFSFVYYGGMFIVSIFATMLVAVTAHPGADLNRWLTNPVFTWFGRRSYGIYLYQFPIMIFYEAKITNLSDHVFLHSLIEIALILGISELSYRFIEKPLGKFYYQYTWFAIKDFFQKPWLTVPKVTTLISVVLSCFALFAFAIAPSNEVTADQQQLQKNIEANKKKADQRKAEEKAKNEGKTTESTKQSAQESEANFDLTAEEIKKAQEMEITAFGDSVILDAAAGLQEIFPKMIVDGEVGRQLYTSTPIIEKLDKEKLLKENVLVGLGTNGSFTEAQFDEFMTAIGSKRKVYWINVRVPTRRWQNEVNAMLETMKKKYKNLVVIDWYGYSNEHDEWFYDDRVHPNVDGQVKYSSFIAKQILK; from the coding sequence ATGAATAATAAAAAAAGATTAGAAAATCGCCGTTATATTACGGGGTTCGATGGGATTCGAACCATTGCAGTCATTGGTGTGATTCTCTATCATTTGTTCCCTAATATAATGCGTGGGGGCTATTTAGGCGTCCCTATTTTTTTTGCAGTCTCTGGATACTTGATTACTGATTTACTAAGACAAGAATGGCTTCAAACTGAAACAATTGATGTTAAAGGGTTTTATATTCGAAGGATGAAGCGACTTTATCCTGGACTTGTTGCCATGCTGGTCGCAGCTTCAGCGTATATTGTACTCTTTCAAAGAGATTTATTGAATAACTTACGCAGTGTAGTCGCCAGCAGCGTACTTTACTATAATAACTGGTGGCAGATTTTCAGAGGTTTTTCTTATTTTGATCGATTTACAACTCAGTCGCCATTTACTCATATTTGGTCGTTAGCTGTTGAAGCACAGAATTATTTGATTTGGCCTTTGTTATTTATTGTTCTTAAAAAGTATGTTAAACATAGTGGTAAGATTTTTGGTTTGATTATGACCCTAGCCGTTGGTTCAGGGATTTTGATGGCAGTTCTTTATAGTCCAGGAGCAGATCCAACGAGAGTCTATTATGGAACAGATACACGACTATTTTCTATTTTAATGGGAAGTGGTTTGGCTTTTGTTTGGCCAAGCTACCGATTAAAAGAAGAAATTCCGATAAAAGCTAAAACTTTATTGAATGGTGTAGGAATTGCCTCTTTAGCAGTTTTATTGCTCTCTTTCTTATTCCTAGCAGATCATTTTTCTTTTGTTTATTACGGAGGGATGTTTATTGTCAGCATCTTTGCGACAATGTTAGTTGCAGTTACGGCGCATCCAGGTGCTGATTTGAACCGTTGGCTGACAAATCCAGTATTTACTTGGTTTGGTAGAAGAAGTTATGGTATTTATTTGTATCAATTCCCAATTATGATTTTTTACGAAGCAAAAATTACAAATCTAAGTGATCATGTGTTCCTTCATTCTTTAATTGAAATTGCACTGATTTTAGGAATCAGTGAACTTTCTTACCGTTTTATTGAAAAGCCCTTGGGTAAGTTTTATTATCAATATACATGGTTTGCTATCAAAGATTTTTTCCAGAAACCATGGCTTACGGTCCCTAAAGTGACTACGTTGATCAGTGTGGTTTTATCCTGTTTTGCTCTTTTTGCTTTTGCTATCGCACCTTCAAATGAAGTAACTGCTGATCAACAGCAATTACAAAAAAATATTGAAGCAAACAAAAAGAAAGCAGATCAGCGAAAAGCCGAAGAAAAAGCGAAAAACGAAGGAAAGACTACAGAGTCTACAAAACAATCAGCTCAAGAGTCAGAAGCTAACTTTGATTTAACGGCAGAAGAAATTAAGAAAGCACAAGAGATGGAGATCACGGCTTTCGGAGATTCGGTTATTCTGGATGCAGCCGCTGGACTGCAAGAGATTTTTCCTAAAATGATTGTTGATGGTGAAGTTGGTAGACAACTTTATACGAGCACACCGATCATTGAAAAATTAGATAAAGAAAAATTGTTGAAAGAGAATGTTTTAGTTGGTCTGGGAACGAATGGGTCATTTACTGAAGCTCAATTTGATGAGTTTATGACAGCAATTGGTTCTAAGCGTAAAGTTTATTGGATCAATGTTCGCGTTCCAACACGTCGATGGCAGAATGAAGTTAATGCAATGTTAGAAACTATGAAAAAGAAATATAAAAATCTAGTTGTTATTGACTGGTACGGTTATAGTAATGAACATGATGAATGGTTTTACGATGATCGTGTCCATCCTAATGTAGATGGTCAAGTAAAGTATTCGAGTTTTATTGCGAAACAAATTTTAAAATGA
- the ilvA gene encoding threonine ammonia-lyase IlvA, producing the protein MKLTKENIEEAYGTLKDVVTKTPLQYDLYLSKKYKCNVYLKREDLQKVRSFKLRGAYYAIKQTSHDMLKNGVVCASAGNHAQGVAYTCHEMQVAATIFMPTTTPQQKISQVKFFGGDEVTVQLIGDTFDASAKAAKEYAKANNQAFIDPFNDLNIMAGQGTVAVEIFQEAKASEFQVDYLLAAIGGGGLVGGVSTYTKSVSPTTSVIGVEPLGAQSMRAAFDKGEPVMLDNVEKFVDGAAVKQVGNLTYEHALEYVDDLLAVDEGQVCSTILELYTKQAIVVEPAGALSVSALELVKEDIKGKNVVCIISGGNNDINRMEEIEERSLIFEGLKHYFVINFPQRPGALREFVTDILGPNDDITRFEYTKKVNRGTGPVVLGILLKDQEELPNLLKKMAEFDPNYIDLKDNPSLYALLV; encoded by the coding sequence GTGAAATTAACAAAAGAAAATATCGAAGAAGCATACGGTACACTAAAAGATGTCGTAACGAAAACACCATTACAATACGATTTGTACTTATCAAAAAAATACAAATGTAATGTTTATTTAAAAAGAGAAGATCTACAAAAAGTTCGTTCTTTCAAATTAAGAGGAGCGTATTATGCGATTAAGCAAACGTCTCATGATATGCTAAAAAATGGTGTAGTTTGTGCTAGTGCTGGAAATCATGCCCAAGGAGTTGCGTACACTTGTCATGAAATGCAGGTCGCAGCTACGATCTTTATGCCGACCACTACGCCGCAACAAAAAATCTCTCAAGTGAAATTCTTCGGTGGAGACGAGGTAACAGTTCAATTGATTGGAGACACCTTTGACGCTTCTGCTAAAGCCGCTAAAGAATATGCTAAAGCCAATAATCAAGCCTTTATTGATCCTTTTAACGATTTAAATATTATGGCAGGTCAAGGAACTGTGGCAGTTGAGATATTCCAAGAAGCTAAGGCGTCTGAGTTTCAAGTAGACTATTTACTAGCAGCAATTGGCGGAGGCGGTTTAGTAGGTGGGGTTTCAACATATACGAAAAGTGTTAGTCCAACAACTTCAGTAATCGGTGTTGAGCCTTTAGGCGCTCAGTCTATGCGAGCGGCTTTCGATAAGGGCGAGCCAGTCATGTTGGATAATGTTGAAAAATTTGTTGATGGTGCTGCAGTCAAACAAGTTGGTAATTTAACCTATGAGCATGCTCTAGAGTATGTGGATGATCTATTAGCAGTTGATGAGGGACAAGTTTGTTCAACTATTTTGGAGTTATATACGAAACAAGCAATTGTTGTGGAACCAGCTGGAGCATTAAGTGTATCTGCGTTAGAGTTAGTCAAAGAGGATATAAAAGGGAAAAACGTTGTTTGTATTATCAGCGGTGGTAATAATGACATTAACCGTATGGAAGAAATCGAAGAACGTTCATTAATTTTTGAAGGGCTAAAACATTATTTTGTAATTAATTTTCCACAACGCCCGGGTGCATTAAGAGAGTTTGTGACAGATATTTTAGGTCCCAATGATGATATCACTCGTTTTGAATATACAAAAAAAGTCAATCGTGGAACAGGACCAGTTGTGTTGGGAATATTATTAAAAGATCAAGAGGAACTACCAAATTTACTGAAAAAAATGGCTGAGTTTGATCCTAATTATATTGATCTTAAGGACAATCCTTCGCTATATGCATTACTTGTCTAA